A DNA window from Vagococcus penaei contains the following coding sequences:
- a CDS encoding ribosomal-processing cysteine protease Prp: MIDVAFTHNKQHQIVAFEMSGHAGSGPCGYDIVCAACSALSINTVNSISQLANFDLIVEVDDGYLFATLPEDITKEQLKISQILLSSLLIGLDEIEKEYSQFIQVTKN, encoded by the coding sequence TAAGCAACACCAAATTGTTGCTTTTGAAATGAGTGGTCATGCTGGTTCTGGTCCTTGTGGCTATGATATTGTATGTGCTGCTTGTTCAGCGCTATCAATCAATACTGTTAATAGTATTAGTCAATTGGCTAATTTCGATTTAATTGTAGAGGTTGATGACGGTTATCTTTTTGCAACTTTGCCAGAAGATATAACAAAAGAACAATTGAAAATAAGTCAAATCTTATTATCTAGTTTGCTTATTGGGTTAGATGAAATAGAAAAAGAGTACTCACAATTTATCCAAGTAACTAAAAACTGA
- the rpmA gene encoding 50S ribosomal protein L27 produces the protein MLTMNLQLFAHKKGGGSTTNGRDSQSKRLGAKRADGQTVSGGSILYRQRGTKIYPGTNVGRGGDDTLYAKVEGVVRFERKGRDKTQVSVYPVAK, from the coding sequence ATGTTAACAATGAATTTACAATTATTCGCCCACAAAAAAGGTGGAGGTTCAACAACTAACGGTCGTGACTCACAATCAAAACGTTTAGGTGCAAAACGTGCTGACGGTCAAACTGTTTCTGGTGGTTCAATCTTATACCGTCAACGTGGAACAAAAATTTATCCAGGTACTAACGTAGGTCGCGGTGGCGACGATACATTATATGCTAAAGTGGAAGGCGTTGTACGTTTTGAACGTAAAGGACGCGACAAAACTCAAGTTTCTGTTTATCCAGTAGCTAAATAA
- a CDS encoding IS6 family transposase, translating to MTHFKGKQFKKDIITVAVVYYLRYKLSYREVSKIMSDRGINVCHTTIYRWVQESSQIIYGLWKKRNQSVNDSWRMDETYIKIKGKWHYLYRAIDSSGLTLDTWLRKNRDKQAVYAFFKRLVKQFGEPRVLVTDKAPSLRSAFNRLKLEGLFDRTTHRTSKYLNNIIEQDHRPVKKRHTLYQSIRTASSTIKGIEAIHALYKTSQRDGNLFGFSVIHEINQLLGIPA from the coding sequence ATGACTCATTTTAAGGGGAAACAATTCAAAAAAGACATTATAACGGTAGCCGTTGTCTATTATTTGAGATATAAATTGAGTTATCGGGAAGTTTCAAAAATTATGAGCGACCGTGGAATTAACGTTTGCCACACAACTATCTATCGCTGGGTACAAGAATCCAGTCAAATTATCTACGGTTTATGGAAAAAAAGAAATCAGTCTGTTAACGATTCTTGGCGAATGGATGAAACTTATATTAAAATAAAAGGAAAATGGCATTACTTGTATCGTGCCATCGACTCTTCGGGTTTAACCTTGGATACTTGGTTGAGAAAGAATCGCGATAAACAAGCAGTCTATGCTTTCTTTAAAAGATTAGTCAAACAATTTGGGGAACCTAGAGTTCTTGTGACTGATAAAGCTCCTTCACTAAGGAGCGCGTTTAATCGACTTAAGCTAGAAGGTTTATTTGATAGAACGACTCATCGAACAAGTAAATATTTAAATAATATCATTGAACAAGACCATCGACCGGTTAAGAAGAGACATACATTATATCAGTCCATAAGGACTGCCTCCTCCACGATTAAAGGAATTGAAGCAATACATGCACTGTACAAAACTAGCCAAAGAGACGGAAATCTCTTCGGCTTTTCAGTGATTCACGAAATCAATCAACTACTAGGTATTCCTGCATAA
- a CDS encoding Asp23/Gls24 family envelope stress response protein, with protein sequence MAENKNLVLNNENQEVQGDIVVAPEVLEVIVGIAASKVKGVYTMRGNLASNVTELFGGSVHDKGVTLRNENGNIMIDLYCYLNYGVSVPKVAIDMQEKVKQQVLYMTDLELSEVNVHVVGIIPEKTILPDLDELFGSEDEEE encoded by the coding sequence ATGGCTGAAAATAAAAATTTAGTATTGAATAATGAAAATCAAGAGGTACAAGGAGATATTGTAGTAGCTCCTGAAGTACTGGAAGTCATCGTCGGTATTGCTGCGTCAAAAGTAAAAGGTGTTTACACAATGCGTGGTAATTTAGCGTCTAATGTGACTGAGTTATTTGGTGGTTCCGTTCATGATAAAGGTGTTACTTTACGCAATGAAAATGGTAATATTATGATTGATTTATACTGCTATTTGAATTATGGCGTATCGGTACCTAAAGTGGCTATTGATATGCAAGAAAAAGTGAAGCAACAAGTTCTTTACATGACAGATTTAGAGTTGTCTGAAGTGAATGTACACGTAGTCGGTATCATTCCTGAAAAAACAATATTGCCTGATTTAGATGAGTTATTTGGTTCGGAAGACGAGGAAGAATAA
- the nusB gene encoding transcription antitermination factor NusB, whose product MKLDFTRHQLRQLAFQSIFIQLFDEELTAELAIERALELYPRQMTDEQDVPAYLTQVVLGVSEQEEIIDATITKHLKKWKINRIARTDLSILRLAVYEMLYLDELPAKVSLNEALELTKEFSDDESRRFVNGVLSAVMLEAEEK is encoded by the coding sequence ATAAAATTGGATTTTACAAGACATCAATTAAGACAGTTAGCGTTTCAAAGTATTTTTATTCAGTTGTTCGATGAGGAGTTAACTGCAGAGTTAGCTATTGAGCGTGCTTTAGAGCTTTATCCTAGACAAATGACTGATGAACAAGATGTGCCAGCCTATTTGACTCAGGTCGTTTTAGGTGTGTCAGAGCAAGAAGAAATCATCGATGCAACGATTACGAAACACTTGAAAAAGTGGAAAATTAATCGAATTGCGCGAACTGATTTATCAATTTTACGTTTAGCCGTTTATGAAATGCTTTATTTGGATGAATTACCAGCTAAAGTTTCATTAAATGAAGCTCTCGAGTTAACAAAAGAGTTTAGTGATGATGAGTCACGTCGTTTTGTGAATGGAGTCCTATCTGCTGTTATGTTAGAGGCAGAAGAAAAATAA
- the folD gene encoding bifunctional methylenetetrahydrofolate dehydrogenase/methenyltetrahydrofolate cyclohydrolase FolD, which produces MAIIMNGRQLADQLQDKLATEVNNWRAKGLRLPTLAVILVGDDPASHVYVKNKEKAVAKIGFHSIVKRLPKETTEAELLEQVQTYNLDQAIDGILVQLPLPEHIDEEKVLLAIDAKKDVDGFHPLNMGKLFIGKPDKIACTPYGIITLLKAYDIKIEGKQVVVVGRSNIVGKPMAQLMLMEHGTVTLTHSRTKNLQELTQTADILVVAIGRGELITADYVKPGAIVIDVGMNRNESGKLVGDVDFASVEPVASFITPVPGGVGPMTITMLMEQTMANGRLAHLEGE; this is translated from the coding sequence ATGGCAATCATTATGAATGGTCGGCAATTAGCTGACCAATTACAAGATAAATTAGCTACAGAAGTGAATAACTGGCGGGCTAAAGGGTTGCGGTTACCAACGTTAGCCGTTATTTTAGTTGGAGATGACCCAGCAAGTCATGTTTATGTAAAAAATAAAGAAAAAGCTGTAGCGAAAATAGGATTTCATTCTATCGTTAAAAGACTACCCAAGGAAACAACTGAGGCTGAGTTGTTAGAACAAGTGCAAACATATAATCTTGATCAAGCAATTGATGGGATTCTAGTTCAATTACCATTGCCTGAACATATTGATGAAGAAAAAGTTTTGTTAGCAATTGATGCTAAAAAAGATGTGGATGGTTTTCATCCTTTAAATATGGGAAAATTATTTATTGGTAAACCAGATAAAATCGCTTGTACACCATACGGTATCATAACATTATTAAAAGCATATGATATTAAAATAGAAGGAAAACAAGTTGTTGTGGTTGGTCGGAGTAATATTGTAGGTAAACCAATGGCTCAATTGATGTTAATGGAACATGGTACCGTCACCTTAACACATTCTCGAACGAAGAATTTACAAGAATTAACGCAGACAGCTGATATTTTAGTTGTGGCGATTGGTAGAGGTGAGCTAATTACAGCTGATTACGTTAAACCAGGAGCTATTGTAATTGATGTAGGAATGAATCGTAATGAGTCTGGTAAGTTAGTCGGTGATGTTGATTTTGCTTCTGTGGAACCCGTTGCTAGTTTTATTACGCCTGTTCCTGGTGGCGTAGGTCCGATGACAATTACTATGTTAATGGAACAGACAATGGCTAATGGCAGGCTAGCACATTTAGAAGGTGAGTAA
- the xseA gene encoding exodeoxyribonuclease VII large subunit, translated as MEQKDYLTVTALTKYLKRKFDADPYLERVFLTGEISNFRFRANSHQYFSLKDDRAKISAVMFKSAMSQLKFKPEEGMKVLVVGRISLYEASGNYQIYVEHMEPDGKGALYQALEQRKEALTAEGLFKADFKQLLPNYPKRIAVITSASGAVIRDIITTIQRRYPIVQLVLFPTVVQGDKAAADIVRQIKQADSRDFDTMIVGRGGGSIEDLWPFNEEAVVRAIFEAKTPIISSVGHETDVTLADLVADVRAATPTAAAELAVPVLSDELVKIHDKKMRLYQAFKRLMQVQQHRLDRVHSSFVFKQPQRLYEPYALKVDELVTRMDKQLAQQVKQETQVFNQLTQRLWRYTPQNRIQQLIQTNTYLDERLRSAMTTYIVSQRERFTDLINQLDILSPLRTMKRGYSYVVFDEQVISSVTQIAKDSDIRVVMSDGEVIAKVNKIEEKEMND; from the coding sequence ATGGAACAAAAAGATTATTTAACAGTTACTGCGTTAACGAAGTACCTGAAACGAAAATTTGACGCTGACCCTTATCTTGAACGTGTTTTTCTAACAGGAGAAATATCTAATTTTCGGTTTAGAGCAAATTCACATCAATATTTTAGCCTAAAGGATGATCGAGCTAAAATATCTGCAGTGATGTTTAAATCAGCAATGTCTCAATTAAAATTCAAACCTGAAGAAGGTATGAAGGTTTTAGTGGTTGGTCGTATTTCTTTATATGAAGCGAGCGGTAATTATCAAATTTATGTGGAACATATGGAACCTGATGGCAAAGGAGCACTTTATCAAGCTCTTGAACAACGGAAAGAAGCGCTGACTGCTGAAGGTTTATTTAAAGCTGATTTCAAGCAATTATTACCAAATTATCCTAAGCGTATTGCTGTAATCACAAGTGCAAGTGGTGCTGTTATTAGAGATATCATTACCACTATTCAAAGACGCTATCCAATTGTGCAGCTTGTATTATTTCCGACTGTTGTTCAAGGAGATAAGGCAGCAGCAGATATCGTGAGACAAATTAAGCAAGCGGATAGTCGAGATTTTGATACAATGATTGTCGGTCGTGGTGGGGGTTCGATTGAAGACTTATGGCCCTTTAACGAAGAAGCTGTTGTCCGCGCAATTTTTGAAGCAAAAACGCCAATTATTTCTTCTGTTGGTCATGAAACAGATGTCACATTAGCCGATTTGGTGGCTGATGTGCGAGCTGCTACTCCAACTGCAGCGGCCGAATTAGCTGTACCAGTATTATCAGACGAATTAGTCAAAATTCATGATAAGAAAATGCGCTTGTATCAAGCATTTAAACGCTTGATGCAAGTACAACAACATCGTCTTGATCGAGTGCATTCTTCTTTTGTCTTTAAACAGCCACAACGCTTATATGAGCCATATGCTTTAAAAGTAGATGAATTAGTGACACGTATGGACAAACAACTTGCACAACAAGTTAAGCAAGAGACACAAGTATTTAACCAGTTAACCCAGAGATTATGGCGGTATACGCCACAGAATCGTATTCAACAATTAATACAAACTAATACGTATTTAGATGAACGATTACGATCAGCGATGACAACTTATATTGTGTCACAACGTGAGCGATTTACTGATTTAATTAATCAATTAGATATATTAAGTCCGTTAAGAACCATGAAGCGTGGATATTCATATGTTGTATTTGATGAGCAAGTAATCTCTAGTGTAACTCAGATAGCGAAAGATAGTGATATTCGTGTAGTAATGAGTGATGGTGAGGTTATTGCCAAAGTAAATAAAATTGAAGAGAAAGAGATGAATGACTAA
- a CDS encoding exodeoxyribonuclease VII small subunit has translation MANKKKTFEESLGELEKIVQRLETGDVPLEEALAQFKEGIELSQLCQKTLSEAETTLTKMMTTDGEEVNFDTEGA, from the coding sequence ATGGCAAATAAAAAAAAGACCTTTGAAGAATCTTTAGGGGAATTGGAAAAAATTGTTCAACGCCTTGAAACGGGTGATGTACCATTAGAAGAAGCATTAGCTCAGTTTAAAGAAGGTATTGAGTTGAGTCAACTATGTCAAAAGACCCTAAGTGAGGCTGAAACAACTTTAACTAAAATGATGACAACTGATGGTGAAGAAGTAAATTTTGACACTGAAGGAGCCTAG
- a CDS encoding polyprenyl synthetase family protein — MMTFREFSKQQVPRIDDTMIHFLTETTTEKNLLESMVYSIQAGGKRFRPLLLLATIDFLGEPLKNGAYQVASALEMVHCYSLIHDDLPAMDDDSLRRGKPTNHKVFGEATAILAGDGLLTEAFHLVAKSDLTADIKNQLLGDLAKASGTHGMIAGQMLDISNENKKISLSELKQMHGRKTGALIEFAVSAGSQLGSAPVAVKEHLKVFAEAVGIAFQIRDDLLDVIGDETVIGKKIGADAKLNKSTYVSLLGLEGAEHSFQQTCTLAQGSLQEAKKLMGITQQTILEMILEELMVIDK; from the coding sequence GTGATGACTTTTAGAGAATTTTCAAAACAACAAGTTCCACGAATTGATGATACTATGATTCACTTTTTAACAGAAACAACAACAGAAAAAAACTTGTTAGAGTCTATGGTTTACTCAATTCAAGCAGGCGGTAAACGATTTCGCCCATTATTGTTATTAGCAACAATTGATTTTTTGGGCGAACCTCTAAAAAATGGTGCGTATCAAGTTGCTTCTGCTTTAGAAATGGTTCACTGCTATTCTTTAATTCATGATGATCTACCAGCTATGGATGATGATTCATTACGTCGAGGTAAACCGACTAATCATAAAGTATTTGGTGAGGCAACGGCAATTCTTGCAGGGGATGGTCTATTAACTGAAGCTTTCCATCTAGTTGCGAAGAGTGATTTAACTGCTGATATAAAAAATCAGTTATTGGGTGATTTAGCAAAAGCGAGTGGAACTCATGGAATGATAGCAGGACAAATGCTAGATATCTCAAATGAAAATAAAAAGATTAGTTTATCTGAATTAAAGCAAATGCACGGTCGTAAAACAGGTGCGTTAATCGAATTTGCAGTTTCTGCTGGTAGCCAACTAGGAAGTGCACCAGTTGCTGTCAAGGAACACTTGAAAGTTTTTGCCGAAGCAGTTGGAATTGCTTTTCAAATTCGTGATGATTTGCTTGATGTGATTGGTGACGAGACAGTAATTGGCAAAAAAATTGGTGCAGATGCGAAGTTAAATAAGAGTACTTACGTATCTTTATTAGGATTAGAAGGTGCAGAACACTCTTTTCAACAAACTTGTACTCTTGCACAGGGTTCTTTGCAAGAGGCAAAAAAACTAATGGGTATAACTCAGCAAACGATTTTAGAAATGATATTAGAAGAATTGATGGTAATAGATAAATGA
- a CDS encoding TlyA family RNA methyltransferase — protein MKKERIDVLVTQQGLTETREQAKRAIMAGLVYDMNNLRYDKPGEKIPQNTELKIKGHTLPYVSRGGLKLEKAIKAFGIDFTNKILLDIGSSTGGFTDCALQNGAKMSYALDVGSNQLAWKLRQDPRVEVMEKTNFRYAKRDDFKLGQPMIASIDVSFISLKLILPALKDILASDGEVVALIKPQFEAGREQVGKKGIIRDKKIHLAVLQQVLGFMTSFGYDIVALDYSPITGGDGNIEFLAYLKPVSAIGMYRFEQTPEEVVNSAHLQLTHQNKTTNHIN, from the coding sequence ATAAAAAAAGAACGTATTGATGTGCTAGTTACGCAACAAGGATTAACAGAAACACGAGAACAGGCCAAGCGTGCGATTATGGCAGGATTGGTTTATGATATGAATAATCTACGTTATGACAAGCCTGGTGAAAAGATACCTCAAAATACTGAGTTAAAAATCAAAGGACACACATTACCTTATGTCTCAAGAGGTGGCTTAAAGTTGGAAAAAGCCATTAAAGCTTTTGGTATTGATTTTACTAATAAAATTTTACTTGATATAGGGTCATCAACTGGAGGGTTTACAGACTGTGCTTTACAAAATGGTGCAAAAATGAGTTATGCACTAGACGTAGGGTCTAATCAATTAGCTTGGAAGCTCCGACAAGATCCTCGTGTTGAAGTGATGGAAAAAACGAATTTTCGTTATGCTAAGCGCGATGATTTTAAATTAGGGCAACCGATGATTGCTTCTATTGATGTATCTTTTATTTCATTAAAATTAATTTTACCAGCTTTAAAAGACATCTTGGCATCTGATGGCGAGGTTGTTGCGTTAATTAAACCACAATTTGAAGCTGGACGTGAGCAAGTAGGTAAGAAAGGAATCATTCGCGATAAAAAAATTCATTTGGCTGTTTTACAGCAGGTTCTAGGTTTTATGACGTCATTTGGGTATGACATTGTTGCATTAGATTATTCACCAATCACAGGTGGAGATGGTAACATTGAATTTTTAGCTTACTTAAAACCTGTCTCAGCTATCGGAATGTACCGCTTTGAGCAAACACCGGAAGAGGTAGTTAATTCAGCTCATCTGCAGCTCACTCATCAAAATAAGACGACTAATCACATTAATTAA
- the recN gene encoding DNA repair protein RecN produces the protein MIQELSVQDFAIISSLTIQFKGGMTVLTGETGAGKSIIIDAMGLLVGGRGSSDFIRDGTERCRIEGAFYVENQLPIKAYLTEIGVDMPDELLILQREIFRTGRNICRINGQLVNTKILREVGHRLVDIHGQNEHQELMDATQHLGLLDDFDKSMLQPLLANYQDLYQQYMHVSQQIDSYQTHEKEFAQRMDMLQFQFDEIGTANLEVDEDTRLLEERSKLMNYQKIVQTLSSSYDALEGEGAQTLDLVGRVMTNLEQIESLDTDYAETTELVRNAYYLLQEAAGRLSSHLDVLEMDDGRLDEVETRLDTIRQLKRKYGEQITDILAYFDSIKQELELTTTDTIQLDELFQLKEHLFGELTVAADKLTNERKKVAQRLEKAILEQLKGLYMENTQFKVHFQLTTPKFTRLGQDKIEFYISTNIGEALKPLAKVASGGELSRLMLALKTIFSQTQAITSIIFDEVDTGVSGRVAQSIAEKIHQIGENSQVLCITHLPQVAAEADTQYFIEKRVVDDRTETHVRELNNDGRVKEIARMLAGSEVTSLTLQHAKELLKLAHD, from the coding sequence ATGATTCAGGAATTATCTGTACAGGACTTTGCAATTATTTCAAGTTTAACGATTCAATTTAAGGGTGGTATGACCGTCCTAACAGGTGAAACTGGTGCTGGTAAATCAATTATTATCGATGCCATGGGATTATTGGTAGGTGGTCGTGGCTCCAGTGATTTTATTCGCGATGGGACGGAACGGTGCCGAATTGAAGGAGCATTTTATGTTGAAAACCAATTGCCTATTAAAGCATATCTCACAGAAATTGGTGTCGACATGCCGGACGAATTACTAATTTTACAACGTGAAATTTTTAGAACTGGTCGTAATATTTGCCGAATCAATGGTCAACTCGTCAATACGAAGATTCTACGTGAAGTAGGGCACCGTTTAGTTGATATTCATGGTCAAAACGAGCATCAAGAATTGATGGATGCCACGCAGCATTTAGGACTACTGGATGATTTTGATAAGTCAATGTTACAACCATTATTGGCAAATTATCAGGATCTCTATCAACAATATATGCATGTTAGTCAACAGATTGATTCCTATCAGACTCATGAAAAAGAGTTTGCGCAACGTATGGACATGCTACAGTTTCAATTTGATGAGATAGGGACGGCCAATCTTGAGGTTGATGAAGATACACGCTTACTGGAAGAACGTAGTAAACTGATGAATTACCAAAAAATTGTGCAGACCCTTAGTAGTAGCTATGATGCTCTAGAAGGTGAAGGTGCGCAAACGCTTGATTTAGTTGGTCGTGTCATGACAAATCTCGAACAAATCGAATCACTAGATACAGACTATGCTGAAACAACTGAATTAGTCCGTAATGCGTATTATTTACTGCAGGAAGCAGCTGGTAGACTATCTAGTCATTTAGATGTGTTAGAGATGGATGATGGCAGATTAGATGAAGTTGAAACAAGATTAGATACTATTCGTCAGTTGAAACGTAAATATGGGGAACAAATTACCGATATTTTAGCTTATTTTGATAGTATTAAACAAGAACTTGAGTTGACGACTACTGACACAATACAGCTAGACGAATTATTTCAGTTAAAAGAACATTTATTTGGCGAATTAACTGTAGCCGCTGATAAATTAACCAATGAACGAAAAAAAGTCGCTCAGCGCTTAGAAAAAGCAATTTTGGAGCAATTAAAAGGTTTATATATGGAAAACACACAATTTAAAGTACACTTTCAACTGACAACTCCAAAGTTTACTCGCTTAGGGCAAGATAAAATTGAATTTTATATTTCAACCAATATTGGAGAAGCATTAAAACCCTTAGCTAAAGTTGCATCTGGAGGTGAACTGTCCCGATTGATGTTAGCACTTAAGACAATTTTTTCTCAAACTCAAGCAATTACGAGTATTATCTTTGATGAAGTTGATACTGGAGTTAGTGGTCGTGTCGCACAGTCAATTGCAGAAAAAATTCATCAAATTGGTGAAAATTCACAAGTTCTATGTATTACTCACTTACCACAAGTCGCTGCCGAAGCTGACACACAGTATTTTATTGAAAAGCGTGTGGTTGATGACCGAACAGAAACGCATGTTAGAGAATTGAATAATGATGGTAGAGTAAAAGAAATTGCACGTATGTTAGCGGGAAGTGAAGTGACTTCTTTAACCTTACAGCATGCAAAAGAGTTATTAAAATTAGCGCATGATTAA
- a CDS encoding DUF4044 domain-containing protein gives MDKQPSTFSKITKVVVWIMLLAIIGGAVFTVLGPFG, from the coding sequence ATGGATAAACAACCAAGTACTTTTAGCAAAATCACAAAAGTTGTTGTTTGGATTATGTTGTTAGCAATAATTGGCGGAGCTGTTTTCACTGTTTTAGGACCATTCGGTTAA
- a CDS encoding DUF3397 domain-containing protein, whose amino-acid sequence MKTISEFTLLWYIIPIALFILFKHFGKKYQIERKYGIRTPDLVTPFLLLSVHYISLNSLDESFFPYVTLMLLLIAMLVGVFQVYQFKELNLKKFLKMFWRITFLISFFLYLVLMIVSIILALK is encoded by the coding sequence ATGAAGACAATTAGTGAATTCACATTACTTTGGTATATTATACCCATAGCTTTGTTTATATTGTTTAAACATTTTGGTAAAAAATATCAAATAGAGAGAAAATATGGTATTCGGACACCGGATTTAGTGACACCATTTTTGTTACTCAGTGTCCATTATATTTCGTTAAATTCTTTAGATGAAAGCTTTTTTCCTTATGTGACTTTAATGTTATTATTAATTGCCATGTTAGTTGGAGTTTTTCAAGTATACCAATTCAAAGAGCTCAATCTTAAAAAATTTTTAAAGATGTTTTGGCGTATTACCTTTTTAATTAGTTTTTTCTTATACTTAGTACTGATGATTGTTAGTATTATTTTGGCATTGAAATAA
- the mraZ gene encoding division/cell wall cluster transcriptional repressor MraZ, whose product MFMGEFQHNIDSKGRLIIPVKLREDLGQRFILTRGMDGCLFGYPLEEWTTLEKKIQEMPLSKKEARTFVRFFYSAAAECELDKNGRIIIPSNLREYAKLTKECRVIGVANRIELWSEERWMAFSVEAEENFDAIAESMIDFGF is encoded by the coding sequence ATGTTTATGGGAGAATTTCAGCATAACATAGACTCGAAAGGACGTCTTATTATTCCAGTTAAATTACGTGAAGATTTAGGTCAACGTTTTATTTTAACTAGAGGAATGGATGGCTGTCTATTTGGTTACCCTTTAGAAGAATGGACCACTTTAGAAAAAAAAATACAAGAAATGCCATTATCAAAAAAAGAAGCTAGAACATTTGTCCGTTTTTTTTATTCTGCAGCTGCAGAGTGTGAACTAGATAAGAATGGACGGATTATTATTCCAAGTAATTTAAGAGAATATGCCAAATTAACCAAAGAGTGTCGTGTTATCGGTGTGGCTAATCGCATTGAATTATGGTCTGAAGAACGTTGGATGGCTTTTTCGGTAGAGGCAGAAGAAAATTTTGATGCTATTGCCGAAAGTATGATTGATTTTGGATTTTAA
- the rsmH gene encoding 16S rRNA (cytosine(1402)-N(4))-methyltransferase RsmH, with translation MAEVFKHTTVLLKETVDGLAIKPNGTYVDCTLGGAGHSDYLLSQLNEEGHLYAFDQDSEAIKHAKVKLASYIEKDMVTFIPANFRYLQVELLKYDVHHVDGILYDLGVSSPQLDEAERGFSYHQDAPLDMRMDQTAPLTARDVVNDYDYHKLVKIFYRYGEEKFSKQIARLIEKKRETEPIETTGQLVEIIKEAIPAPARRKGGHPAKRIFQAIRIEVNSELDVINESLEQAIDLLNADGRLSVITFHSLEDKIVKNIFKEYSQAHPDLPPGLPIIPDEYQPILKLVNRKPILASEAELAENNRSRSAKLRIAEKITSERMV, from the coding sequence ATGGCAGAAGTATTTAAGCATACAACCGTTTTATTAAAAGAAACCGTCGATGGCTTGGCCATTAAACCTAATGGAACATATGTGGATTGTACATTAGGTGGAGCGGGACATAGTGATTATTTACTTTCTCAGTTAAATGAGGAAGGGCATTTGTATGCATTTGACCAAGACTCAGAGGCTATCAAACATGCCAAAGTTAAATTGGCATCATATATTGAAAAAGATATGGTGACATTTATTCCAGCAAATTTTAGATACTTACAAGTAGAATTATTAAAATACGACGTCCATCATGTTGATGGTATCTTATATGATTTAGGTGTATCATCGCCACAATTAGATGAAGCGGAACGAGGATTTAGTTATCATCAAGATGCGCCTTTAGATATGCGTATGGATCAAACCGCACCACTAACTGCGAGAGATGTCGTTAATGATTATGACTATCATAAATTAGTTAAAATATTTTATCGATATGGTGAAGAAAAATTTTCTAAACAAATTGCACGATTGATTGAAAAAAAGAGAGAAACTGAGCCGATTGAAACCACTGGACAGTTGGTAGAGATTATTAAAGAAGCGATTCCGGCACCTGCTAGAAGAAAAGGTGGACATCCCGCAAAAAGAATTTTTCAAGCCATTCGGATTGAAGTTAATAGTGAACTCGATGTGATTAATGAATCACTTGAACAGGCTATTGACCTACTAAATGCTGATGGACGTTTAAGTGTGATAACGTTCCACTCTTTAGAAGATAAAATAGTCAAAAATATTTTTAAAGAATACAGCCAAGCTCATCCTGATTTACCACCTGGATTACCTATTATTCCCGATGAATATCAGCCAATCTTAAAATTGGTTAACCGTAAACCGATTTTAGCTTCTGAAGCTGAGTTAGCTGAAAATAATCGGTCACGCAGTGCTAAGTTACGGATTGCTGAAAAAATAACTTCAGAAAGGATGGTCTAG